The nucleotide window CATACTGCTCGATTTCTGGCAGCGTCCGATCCCGGTCGACGGCGGGCAGTTCTTCGGCGACGTCGGGCTACCGGGCCCCGACGGCGGCAAAGGCGGCAAGTTCCTCGTCCTGCCGCCGGGATACGACAGCGAGGTGCCGGACGGCTACTTCGTCTACCGCTCGGGCACCAGCAACGTGTTCATCTTCCTGCGCGCCTTCTACCAGGACCCCGACGACCTTTCGCCGGCTGTGCAGCTGATGGAGCAGGCAAGGATCTATCCGCTGAACCTGCCCGAGGCGGAACGCAAGGCGATGGAGTTTCCGAACGCCTCCGGCGTTCCGGCCAACATGCTGCCGCGCTCCGACGCCACCGCTTTCGATCAGCTCAAATGGCTGGTTGACAGCGAGCGTGAGAATCTCGCCAGTGCAGACGGCCTCGGCCTCCTGGCCAATATTGGCATCATTGCCGGTCAGTCGTTCGAGCCTGACGACAAGTCGAAGGCAATCCTCGATGCGGCGGCGAAGACCGCATACAATATGAGCCGGGTGATCGGCATGATGCCGGAACTCAACGGTCGCGATTACCGGGTGTGGAAGGACCGCCAATGGGTCAATCCGATCAACAACGTCACTGAGCCGGGGGCCGATAAATCACTGGATCTGTCGTTCCGCAACAAGGCCGGAGGCTTTCTTGAGCTCGAACCGCGGATCTGGTTCTTCACCGACTACTATTCGATCAGCCCGGGGATGGTTTCGCAAACGCCGGGCAAAGGTGCCGCCTATGAGATCGCTTTCAACGACGCCGATGGCAGAGCTCTTTCGGGCGATGAATCCTACAAACTGACGCTGCCGCCGAACGTACCCGCTGCGCTGTTCTGGTCCCTCACGCTCTATGAGGCGGAGAATGGGTCCGGTCTTGCGACCGAGGCGCGCCGGTTCCCGTCGCTCGGTTCGCGCGACAAGCCGATGCAGAATGCCGACGGCACGATTGACCTCTACATCGGTCCGGAAGCGCCAGCAGGAAAAGAGGCGAATTGGCTCCCTACCGCACCGGGACGCGGATTCTTCGCGATCTTGAGGCTTTATGGCCCCGGTCAGGAAGCAATCGACTACAGTTGGAAGCCCGGCGACCTCGAAAAGATGTGACGCTTGGCGAGATGCCGGGGGCTCCGCCAGCGGCAACCCGATACAAGCCTTGACGTCGGCAATGGGGCAGAAG belongs to Gammaproteobacteria bacterium and includes:
- a CDS encoding DUF1254 domain-containing protein encodes the protein MTRTFLLSTAAVLCFSLGFPVYATADQARFDELANLPFELNRPTPETAKTLTEELEFQQAVQAYLWAMPLINTLGMKYGSEEVFGAGYNVLPIWKERLDPKTLVTTPNSDVIYAMSYVDMGETGPIVFEAPPNLQGILLDFWQRPIPVDGGQFFGDVGLPGPDGGKGGKFLVLPPGYDSEVPDGYFVYRSGTSNVFIFLRAFYQDPDDLSPAVQLMEQARIYPLNLPEAERKAMEFPNASGVPANMLPRSDATAFDQLKWLVDSERENLASADGLGLLANIGIIAGQSFEPDDKSKAILDAAAKTAYNMSRVIGMMPELNGRDYRVWKDRQWVNPINNVTEPGADKSLDLSFRNKAGGFLELEPRIWFFTDYYSISPGMVSQTPGKGAAYEIAFNDADGRALSGDESYKLTLPPNVPAALFWSLTLYEAENGSGLATEARRFPSLGSRDKPMQNADGTIDLYIGPEAPAGKEANWLPTAPGRGFFAILRLYGPGQEAIDYSWKPGDLEKM